In the Ctenopharyngodon idella isolate HZGC_01 chromosome 21, HZGC01, whole genome shotgun sequence genome, ttcaaaacctactttttcgaactcctacGAAATTCCGATTTGTACAAAATTTGGTATGTAGCATCTACAGACACTCatgacaaaaagttattaaaagatttttgatatatttttgttttatactgTGTCAACAAATTTGACTGCGAGCACATCAAAATGGATATGTGGCTGTATctttgcaaaagttttgtgtattgacacgaaacttggtacatgtcatcacaggcATGACTTAAGTGCATGCAGAGTTTCatcatagcgccacctactgctCAGAAGTTATAAACCATATTATGTTAAAAGTGCTTTAACTCATGTAATTTAAACAGCTTTATCCTAACCtcataatcattattaaagatgaatttttaaaaacattctgtattttttttaatgttttatgcatTGTTATATTACAGTACAATCAAACTACACTTGAATTTTTTTACACAGATTTTTccttaaatgtaattttgttgttgttgggttTGCTTTCAGATTGTCTCATTGCATATCTTGTCTGCACAAATtggtaaaaaaaatgatattcagaGAGGAAAGaaatcacaaacaaacaaaattccCATTCCAGCTTACTTTTCCATATGTTGATCCTCATTTCTCTGTCTTCTGGAAACATTTACCCTGGTTTAGTTAGTCTGAAGCTCCTTTTAACCTCCCTCCCGCTCTCGTCCCAGATGTCTGGAATAAAACGGGCCCTGTGAAGATGATCCGCTGGTCTCCGGACTGcagtgttgccatggtgacGTGGGACTGTGGCGGTCTGTCCTTGTGGAGCGTGTTCGGAGCTCATCTCATCTGCACACTCGGAGAGGACTTCGCGTGAGtcgcacaaacacactcacatgaCTTTATCATCACCACGGTTTTACTGTCTTTACTATACTGTAACTCAGGTGATGCCACTAGTTGTTGAGTTTTGCatcttgactttttttctcgtcTCGTTAGTATTACCTaacaatgcattaactaatattgcATAATTATAACAGGCTTTAATTTCTTTATCCAAAAATCAAATGTCTAGCTACTTTCTTGTAATATCATGGTGTAATGGGGtcagttgcataaacttagccactatgttaagaccgtgtcttaagaactagtttgaccaacttGCAGTTAACCAAGGTGTAATCTGTCTAACTTTTCCAATTTAATTTAGACCGATCTaactttttatgtaactgacttaaaGTTATGACCAGCCTTGAAGAAAAATTttagatgactaacttgtaagactagtctaagcagtttaatgtcagatttttaattaaattcttGACAAACAACACAGTTGGCATGTATAACAAAACTTCCTGATGAGTAACCACAAATTACagtgtttacatttaaaaaataattggtAAACCTGAtcctaacattaactaacaatgagcaatacattcgttactgtatttattaatctttttgttAGTTAGTTTGTgagctaacaatgagcaatatattcttacagcatttattaagctttgttaatgttagttaataaaaatgttcatgttagttcacagtgcattaactgatgttaacagatacagcttttggttttaataatgtattagtaaatgttgagatttaCATTAACTGAGATTGTTAGTTCATGTGAAGTAAtgaaaacttattgtaaagtgtgatTGTTTGTCTTGATGTTCTCCTGATGCAGTTATCGCTCAGACGGCACGAAGAAAGACCCTCTGAAGATCAGCTCTATGGTGAGTGTGGAAACATGAACTATTATTCACCATCATAACACGATTCATAACCaactcaaaaaaaattttttacggtgcacaaaaatgaaaattattttagtatcgttgagatactattatagttttgttCACGTTTTAAATTagactttattttttgttttctgttgtcattttaattttaaagttttagtctttttttttcttttttttttttttttagggtttttttttttggtaacattttacaataaggttttgtttttaacatcaGTGAACTACATTGGTTGACAATAATTATGAACACTATTTCTACAGCaattattaatcttagttaatgtcaattttcaacatttactaatacattttttttattaaaagtatttgtCAACATTAATGCActttgaactaacatgaacaaacaatgaacaattatatttttactaatatttttatattttaaagttaatattttttatattaatacgttttttaaattaataattaaaaaataatttgctcattgttagttcatgttaactaatgcattaaatgATGTAAactgagaccttattgtaaagcattacgatatatatatatatatatatatatatatatataaaatataatataatataatatatatgtgtgtgtgtgtgtgtgtatatgtgtgtggctgtagtttgccttttttgccaaataattttgttagataaataccttaaccaagtttagtgtgtTGTTCTCCCctcatatttacaaaattaaaaaaaatataaaatattttcaatattttaagtttaattgaacttgtagggtgatttaaaaacactcctggcatcacttttggccaatactgtatatatgaaatttagttttagttattttagtatttcaacTTAAACCTTGACAActagctttattttatttcaagtaatgaaattATGGTTATAGTTTTATTGCACATCatcaacaccaaggtcatggttTCGATTCCCTGATCAAATGTATAGCTTGAATGAAATGTAAAGGCaaattcacactgcaccgacagACGGCGTCAGTGTGTTACCCATATTGCCGTCTGTCGGAGCTTGTTTTCTCCAATTGAACATGCTGAATCGGCGCTTGTCAGGTCGTTGAATGTCTGAAATGTGACTGTAATCTGGTGATTGTCCCTGTTGGTCAGTGTCTgtcggtgtgaattggccttatgTATATTGGCCTGTATAACAGCATCTGCTAACtgcatgactgtgtgtgtgtcgtcAGAGTTGGGGTGTGGAGGGATACCACCTGTGGGTGATCAGCAGCACGGACGCCACTCCTGTGGAAGCGGAAGGAGACGAGAAACTCCAGCAGGCCGGGATCCTGCAGTTTCAGTTCATTAAGAGCGCGCTGACCGTCAACCCGTGCACGGTGAGAAACGCTTCATTCACACTGCAGGACCTGATGCACAGATGTATTACATTCTCTTAAAACAAACTGGCTGCGTTTAATGACTCTCCATTAAAGTGCATGTGACTGTTCAACCCTCTACGCACACCTTAGCAGTAGAATTGCCATTGGCTAGTAAATTTTCTTAGTTTTACActgattttatttgtatagataCAGTATAGATGGTCTTacatccgtgtgtgtgtgttcagagtaACCAGGAGCAGGTGCTGCTGCAGGGAGAGGACCGTCTGTATCTGACCTGTGGAGACCCGACTCAGGCTCACAGCGCGTCGGACAAGAGCTCGTCGCGGGACAGCGGCAGCCCTCTGCACCGGCCGTCAGCGTCCACCCCTCTCTCTCAGGGTCTCAGCACTTTACTGGGCCACAAGCACTGGCAGGTGGTTCAGGTACATGATCACACGCTCTGAGCTCCATCACAAGCTCAAGTTGTTTCATCTCAGAGTCTGAAAGATGCTTTATTTTCCTCCTCTCTGCAGATTCACAGCACATATCTAGAGACAAACTGGCCCATCAGGGTAAGAACCGCCACATTGTACTCATTTTCTAAACACTTAATACTATTTTTATACTATTAAGACtattttaaactaatttaaatGCACCACAACACATTTGTTGCCTCATACAACGTCGCATATGACTTTAATGGCTATATGTggaatatatatacatttcaaaGTGCAATATATctcaatatacactaccgttcagcagtttgggatcagtaaaatcattacttttattcatcaagaatgcagtaaaattataaaaagcGACAGTGaagatgttacaaaagattatatttcatataaatgctgttcttttgacctttctattcatcagagaatcctgaaaaatacaatgtatgatggtttccacaaaaatatgactgttttcaacattgataataatcataaatgtttcttgagcagcaaatcatcatattagaatgatttctgaaggatcatgtgacactgaagactggagtaatgatgctgaaaattcagctttgatcactggatataaattacagtttacaatatattcagatagaaaacagatattttaaattgtaaaaatatttcacaattttgctgtttttattgtatttttgatccattaaatgcagccttagtgagcagaaaatcttaccgacccaaaacttttgaatggtagtgtacattttaTTAACCATGGCAATATATTTATGTGGAATATTGTATGTATTTCATAGTGTGCCTCTGTCTATATACTTGTAATTCTTAATTTTTAGctttttaagtttaagtgtCCATTGCTTTCTGAAAGTTGCCAAAGTttcaaatgtatatatttatatatacatatatatgttgTGATTCTCCTTGTAGATATTTGGCTCGGTTCGTGGCTTATAACTCTTcaacaaaaactttttaaaatcccTGTGGGGGAAAAATTAATGTGAAAAATACCAGCactgctgaaaaagtgggcgggcACTAATGCTCTCTATAGATGTAGATATGCAAATGTGGGTGGTCATATGTTAATGAGCTTGTCAGTGTTCCATTTGGTTccaaaaatccttttttttatgaaatgaatGATTTATTCCTGTTGTCTTTGTGTGTTTAGTTCGCAGCTATAGACTGGTCTGGTCAGTGTGTGGCCGTCGCTGGTCGCCGTGGATTTGCACATTATTCCTTATATAGCAGGAAATGGAAACTGTTCGGTAATGTCACGCAGGTAAACGCAGTGTTTTTTCATTCCAGTGGTAAAAGCCTGTGATGGAAACTTTCTAAACTGATGTGTGTTTCCAGGAGCAGAATATGGCGGTGACGGGCGGTCTCGCGTGGTGGAAcgactttgttgttgttgcctGTTATAATTTCATCGACCGGCAGGAAGAGGCAAGAACGATTACACAAACATTCCTCTGATTTGTCAGTATTGATTTGTGTTTAATCAACTGTCTTGTGGTTTCATGACTTATAGCTGAGGCTGTACGTCCGCTCGTCTAACCTGGATAACGCGTTTGCCAGCGTCACTAAACTTCACGCCGACACGCTGCTGCTGAACGTGTTTCGTAACGTGGTGATCCTGTTCCGGGCCGACTGCTCCATCTGCCTGTACAGCATCGAGAAACGACACGAcaggtgacacacacacacgctaaaATAAAGAGATGATCAGTGATAAATGTActagtttattttgtaataatccaatgtgtgtgtataatttagtgttatttatttatatattgtagggttttttttttttttttttgtatttccaAACCTTGACTTTTCTAAAGAGCCTTTTCATAATAATTGAAAGTGTCAATCAGTGGtgaataattgtatttaattctGTTATTTCAAGTACTTTGGTGCTCCATAGATATGACCCAGAATGCCTatttttttgacacttttatGTTTtgcaagataaatgtttttgtatttgtcaTTAACATTTCTTGAATGTTCTCGTCTCTCTGTCATCAGTCCGAACCCGTCAGCCAGTGTGGAGCTGTTGCAGGAGGTCTCCATGTCTCGCTATATTCCTCACCCTGGTCTGGTGGTGTCTGTGACCCTCACGTCAGTACGGACCGAGACCGGGATCACACTCAAAGCCCCGCAGCAGgtacacacgcacgcacgcacgcacacactcactcactgacacacacacacacacacacacacacacacacacacacacacacacacatacacacccatCTGTATGTGTACTCATGACCCGTCTGTGTGTGTCAGGCCTGTTCGGCTGAGAGTATCCTGTTGAATTTGGCTGGTCAGCTGATCATGCTGCAGAGAGACCGATCCGGCCCGCAGGTACGAGAGAAGGACACGCCAGCCAATCAGACGAAGCTGGTGAGTTTGATGCCCCGCCCCTCATCCTGATCTTATAGTTGGGTTCTGAAAGGAAAGATCTCATTCTTTTTCTTGATAAGGAATTGATTATTAACGATGACTTATCCGTTTAAGACAGACGTACTGTGAGCTCcgaggttgttaatcaatgatatatgcttttgttgtttcagctttttttttttttttataaataatcacATTTAACAGCAGTATTCCtgatgaaaaactacattacctaTGATTCTCCTGAGAAATCGCCACCAATACTAATTATACTTCATATCATATACTTGATTATGCAATTTACATAATTGATTCAATCTCCCTACACTCTCAAACTATTGTATCTAAGCATACTTtgcaaaaaatgttaaatttattgtttatatatacacGTATACAAACACAGCACTAGAtcaaaagtctcttctgctcaccaattctgcatttatttgatcaaaaatacagtaaaaacagtggtgatataatgtaaaacagctgttttctatttgaatactttgtaaaatataatttattcctgtgatcaaagctgaattttcagcatcattactccagtcttcagtgtcacatgatcctccagaaatcattaatatatacattatcaACATCTTTAAATCAATAGTTTCATGTTTCTCTATTGATTGTCAtgtgcaatgcttcatgggattgtagttcttaaCCTCATTACAGCTGTTAAGTtgtatgtttgtctttctgtcctgttttcaaatacttttttgcttcaaatcaaagtttgtgaTTCTCCTCATAGTTTTTTTGGCTTTAACGAAGACTAGGCCGCTGAAAAAGTGGGCAGCGCTGTTGAATGTCAATCTGTGATTATCTGACGTTTAACTAATGCGTGACTCCCTCCGGCAGCTTCCGTTCTGTCCGCCGGTGGTTCTGGCTCAGTGCGTGGAGAACGTCTGGACCACCTGCCGCAGCAACCGCAAGAAACGCCACCTGATGGAGGCGCTGTGGCTGTCGTGCGGAGAGGCAGGGATGAAGGTGTGGCTCCCTCTGTTTCCCCGAGACCACCGCAAACCTCACTCCTTCCTGTCGCGCAGGATCATGCTGCCCTTCCACATCAACATCTACCCGCTCACCGTGCTCTTCGAGGACGCGCTCATCCTGGGCGCCTCCAACGAAACCATGCTGTTCGACGGCCTGGGCTCGTCCGCCGAGCCGCTGGAGGCGCTCTTCCCGTTCTGCACGGTGGAGCGCACGTCCCAGATCTACCTCCACCACATCCTGCGTCAGCTGCTGGTGCGAAACCTCGGCGAGCAGGCGCTGATGCTGGCGCAGTCCTGCGCCTCGCTGCCGTACTTCCCTCACGTCCTGGAGCTCATGGTGCACGTGGTGCTGGAGGAGGAGGCCACGTCCAGAGAGCCCATCCCCGACCCGCTGCTGCCCACCGTGGCCAAGTTCGTGACAGAGTTCCCGCTCTTCCTGCAGACCATCGTCCACTGCGCCCGCAAAACCGAATACGCTCTGTGGAACTACCTGTTCGCCGCCGTGGGGAACCCTAAAGACCTGTTCGAGGAGTGCTTGATGGCGCAGGATCTGGACACGGCAGCGTCATACCTGATCATCCTGCAGGTGAGACACAAACTTCACCTGAGAAACACGAAATAAACaccacatttaaataaataccaaAACACTTGagatatatattgaaaaaataaaatactcttGAAATAAGTCACCATTATCTGTAGGTGCTCACCATTTATGTTCAcatttatgtttacattttcagtAGTTTAACCCACTTTGAATGGTCTGTGatttaacaaacaaataaataaaattagacaTTTTTCATAGAATATTTTGTAAGATCAGATCAGAAGTACATTTAAAGAatctttttatattattatcgttagctaaaactaaaactattaaaaacatttgttaattgaaataaagctgaaattaaattaaatataaatattagttagAATTTTTATTAGATATGTTGCCTTGAGATAAGTGTAAaatgaagcactaaaattattaactggaattaaataaaaactgaaactgaaataaaaataaattaaacctgaaccgtgatataaaaataatattaatataaaaattaagctaaaattaacatgtaaactaaaaacataaaatttaaatctaattcaaaatattaataaaactaaaataaaacttaattaaaaactaaaataacactgatacaATAATTAGTCTCTTTTTTTATATGTTgagtttaataaaatgtttttatttattatattgtagATTAGTGGTTAGATTCTGTGGTGtagcaaatatataaataaaaaaaattgatgtcaaGAAAATTTGAAGTAATTATGTTGAAAGATGGACCCAGAAAAACTTTATAAGGTGTTTGTAATTATATGTTATTGTTGAATGTTGAATCTGTATCTGCCATGTAATTGCTTTTTGAAGCTGATAtggcaataaataaacaacttttaaattaaagagcattttaaaattcctaaaaaaaaaacattaattcttACAGATTTGTATGTATTATTATGAGCTCATAAAAGCTGCTTAAATTACTTGAGATctgacaaaaaaacacattagcTAGCAATTCCtgcatttttcaattaaaaataatgtttatttctaCCCATTAATCTTTTCACTTGAAATGTGACAAAAATAATGTTACTAAAAAGAGCTTCTTGTCAACATTGattgtttttacatttgagCCATGAATAAAGTGACCTTTAAATCTGCGTTTAATCGAGcatattaactttttatttggcGTGAACAAATTATTTCTGTGAAGTGGCTTCATtatctttaattttaatatCTCTAGTTTTTAGACTTGCTGTCTAATCAACACATTTAAGACAAATATTCTCAATTTGAGCATAACTattcaaaaaatttttttgaataAAGATTCTTTTCACATAAGATTGTATATCTGCCCTCTCAATCAGGTTTGTGTTGATAATCATGcatatatcatattttatattttacaaatgtCGTCTTTTCTGGATGAACTAATGGAACAATTATGCATTTCTAAACCCAAAGTCCTAAATGGCTTTTTCATGATAATAGAGAGGGCATCTATTTaaataatcttattttattcatattatttttatgatttttgtatGTGTTCATCTCAGAATATGGAGGTTCCAGCGGTCAGCCGTCAACACGCCACTCTGCTCTTCAACACGGCCCTCGAGCAGGGCAAATGGGATCTCTGTCGTCAAATGATGCGCTTCCTCAAGGCCATTGGTTCAGGGGAGAGCGAGACTCCGCCCAGCACACCCACCACACAGGTGAGAATTCGACAGGCCGCGCTGAGAATGATGCTCCGTGTTGAAGCTCATGTGATGGTTTGAGATGTTTGTGTGCAGGAGCAGAGCTCCACGGGCGGCTTTGAGTTCTTCCGTAACCGCAGCATCAGTATGTCTCAGTCAGCTGACAGCATCGCAGGCGGGAAGTTCAACCTGCAGAAGACCCTGAGCATGCCCTCCGGCCCGTCCTCCAAAGGGTAACACAACATACATGATTCAGATGTTAATCTCACAGCTTCATCAGACAGTTACGCAGTAGTGTTGGGAGATCTGATTGTTTTGTTTGGACAGTTTGTTCATATAAACCGATTCAGATAATAAAgattcttgtgtgtgtgtgtgtgtgtgtgtgtgtgtgttctcagtGGAGACCGCTGGTGTAAGGACAGCGACTCTGCGGAGAATCTCTACATCGATATGATGCTGTGGAGACACGCGCGCCACCTGCTGGAGCAGGTGAGACTGCGGGACCTGGGCTGTTTCTCCGCCCAGCTAGGCTTCGAGCTGATTGGCTGGCTGTGTCGGGAGCGCACACGGGTGGCACGGGTTGATGATTTTGTTACTGCCCTCAAATGCCTGCACAAGGACTTCCTGTGGCCATTCCCTGTGATCCCAGCATGCTCCATTAGCTCGCCACTAAAGAACGGACGCTGCCGCCCAggtgtgtaaatgttttttccacCTATTGTCATAATCAGTTTCAGAAGACAGGTTTTAAACTAcaaatgttaatatatattaaatatgatctatattaataaatcattgtgtatatatgaaaaatatagaaagaaaatgtaaaaaaaaaaaaaaaattatatacaacatttagagaaaataaaaaatagtaaaatctcatatatgtatataaataaatatatatatatatatatatatatatatatatatatataaaacttttttttattttctctctaaatttcatata is a window encoding:
- the ric1 gene encoding guanine nucleotide exchange factor subunit RIC1 isoform X1; its protein translation is MYFLSGWPRRLLCPLRSGERPFLIEPSAQRFYLAVLSETQISIWFSRPSVLIVSYIESGKAAAQFGSYQQVEWKPDDSMIAVAAANGYVLLFDIIGGLDEKYLYEPVYPKGSARVKVTPGYKEEQCAPALTLEMKKPVDLEAPISCLQTLQEDLLVATADGYLHMLHWDSVSNGRRAVNLCTVPFSLDLQSSRGGPCLDLEGVYIRDMEYCATLDGFAVVFDDGRLGFITPIANRLATDQLQGVWAADVSDGTCVAVNNKYRLMAFGCASGSVLVYMIDSSTGSMQLSHKLELTPKHYPDVWNKTGPVKMIRWSPDCSVAMVTWDCGGLSLWSVFGAHLICTLGEDFAYRSDGTKKDPLKISSMSWGVEGYHLWVISSTDATPVEAEGDEKLQQAGILQFQFIKSALTVNPCTSNQEQVLLQGEDRLYLTCGDPTQAHSASDKSSSRDSGSPLHRPSASTPLSQGLSTLLGHKHWQVVQIHSTYLETNWPIRFAAIDWSGQCVAVAGRRGFAHYSLYSRKWKLFGNVTQEQNMAVTGGLAWWNDFVVVACYNFIDRQEELRLYVRSSNLDNAFASVTKLHADTLLLNVFRNVVILFRADCSICLYSIEKRHDSPNPSASVELLQEVSMSRYIPHPGLVVSVTLTSVRTETGITLKAPQQACSAESILLNLAGQLIMLQRDRSGPQVREKDTPANQTKLLPFCPPVVLAQCVENVWTTCRSNRKKRHLMEALWLSCGEAGMKVWLPLFPRDHRKPHSFLSRRIMLPFHINIYPLTVLFEDALILGASNETMLFDGLGSSAEPLEALFPFCTVERTSQIYLHHILRQLLVRNLGEQALMLAQSCASLPYFPHVLELMVHVVLEEEATSREPIPDPLLPTVAKFVTEFPLFLQTIVHCARKTEYALWNYLFAAVGNPKDLFEECLMAQDLDTAASYLIILQNMEVPAVSRQHATLLFNTALEQGKWDLCRQMMRFLKAIGSGESETPPSTPTTQEQSSTGGFEFFRNRSISMSQSADSIAGGKFNLQKTLSMPSGPSSKGGDRWCKDSDSAENLYIDMMLWRHARHLLEQVRLRDLGCFSAQLGFELIGWLCRERTRVARVDDFVTALKCLHKDFLWPFPVIPACSISSPLKNGRCRPVLSSRLLKSQSADSLLISDMDTTPPQVTTANHSWLDGLGAVSKELDSASSHGGPQTQDAFLSPLINKAEEYSVGSATDLTETSSMVDGDWTMVDENFSTLNLTQSELEHISMELANKGPHKSQVQLRYLLHVFMEAGCLEWCVIIGLILRDASVIKQVVGFLDSPEVPSETVQSIRAGLIAVDLWVSSDCLGYKPFLNLIRPQLLKLMEVPVEQVQPEAFQPTGASKLSEPPLLLPRAEDVRGVVTSAHPLPLDGPSGANARPLDDTPEAAQEEEALEEGSYDCTLS
- the ric1 gene encoding guanine nucleotide exchange factor subunit RIC1 isoform X3, which produces MYFLSGWPRRLLCPLRSGERPFLIEPSAQRFYLAVLSETQISIWFSRPSVLIVSYIESGKAAAQFGSYQQVEWKPDDSMIAVAAANGYVLLFDIIGGLDEKYLYEPVYPKGSARVKVTPGYKEEQCAPALTLEMKKPVDLEAPISCLQTLQEDLLVATADGYLHMLHWDSVSNGRRAVNLCTVPFSLDLQSSRGGPCLDLEGVYIRDMEYCATLDGFAVVFDDGRLGFITPIANRLATDQLQGVWAADVSDGTCVAVNNKYRLMAFGCASGSVLVYMIDSSTGSMQLSHKLELTPKHYPDVWNKTGPVKMIRWSPDCSVAMVTWDCGGLSLWSVFGAHLICTLGEDFAYRSDGTKKDPLKISSMSWGVEGYHLWVISSTDATPVEAEGDEKLQQAGILQFQFIKSALTVNPCTSNQEQVLLQGEDRLYLTCGDPTQAHSASDKSSSRDSGSPLHRPSASTPLSQGLSTLLGHKHWQVVQIHSTYLETNWPIRFAAIDWSGQCVAVAGRRGFAHYSLYSRKWKLFGNVTQEQNMAVTGGLAWWNDFVVVACYNFIDRQEELRLYVRSSNLDNAFASVTKLHADTLLLNVFRNVVILFRADCSICLYSIEKRHDSPNPSASVELLQEVSMSRYIPHPGLVVSVTLTSVRTETGITLKAPQQACSAESILLNLAGQLIMLQRDRSGPQVREKDTPANQTKLLPFCPPVVLAQCVENVWTTCRSNRKKRHLMEALWLSCGEAGMKVWLPLFPRDHRKPHSFLSRRIMLPFHINIYPLTVLFEDALFPFCTVERTSQIYLHHILRQLLVRNLGEQALMLAQSCASLPYFPHVLELMVHVVLEEEATSREPIPDPLLPTVAKFVTEFPLFLQTIVHCARKTEYALWNYLFAAVGNPKDLFEECLMAQDLDTAASYLIILQNMEVPAVSRQHATLLFNTALEQGKWDLCRQMMRFLKAIGSGESETPPSTPTTQEQSSTGGFEFFRNRSISMSQSADSIAGGKFNLQKTLSMPSGPSSKGGDRWCKDSDSAENLYIDMMLWRHARHLLEQVRLRDLGCFSAQLGFELIGWLCRERTRVARVDDFVTALKCLHKDFLWPFPVIPACSISSPLKNGRCRPVLSSRLLKSQSADSLLISDMDTTPPQVTTANHSWLDGLGAVSKELDSASSHGGPQTQDAFLSPLINKAEEYSVGSATDLTETSSMVDGDWTMVDENFSTLNLTQSELEHISMELANKGPHKSQVQLRYLLHVFMEAGCLEWCVIIGLILRDASVIKQVVGFLDSPEVPSETVQSIRAGLIAVDLWVSSDCLGYKPFLNLIRPQLLKLMEVPVEQVQPEAFQPTGASKLSEPPLLLPRAEDVRGVVTSAHPLPLDGPSGANARPLDDTPEAAQEEEALEEGSYDCTLS
- the ric1 gene encoding guanine nucleotide exchange factor subunit RIC1 isoform X2, translated to MYFLSGWPRRLLCPLRSGERPFLIEPSAQRFYLAVLSETQISIWFSRPSVLIVSYIESGKAAAQFGSYQQVEWKPDDSMIAVAAANGYVLLFDIIGGLDEKYLYEPVYPKGSARVKVTPGYKEEQCAPALTLEMKKPVDLEAPISCLQTLQEDLLVATADGYLHMLHWDSVSNGRRAVNLCTVPFSLDLQSSRGGPCLDLEGVYIRDMEYCATLDGFAVVFDDGRLGFITPIANRLATDQLQGVWAADVSDGTCVAVNNKYRLMAFGCASGSVLVYMIDSSTGSMQLSHKLELTPKHYPDVWNKTGPVKMIRWSPDCSVAMVTWDCGGLSLWSVFGAHLICTLGEDFAYRSDGTKKDPLKISSMSWGVEGYHLWVISSTDATPVEAEGDEKLQQAGILQFQFIKSALTVNPCTSNQEQVLLQGEDRLYLTCGDPTQAHSASDKSSSRDSGSPLHRPSASTPLSQGLSTLLGHKHWQVVQIHSTYLETNWPIRFAAIDWSGQCVAVAGRRGFAHYSLYSRKWKLFGNVTQEQNMAVTGGLAWWNDFVVVACYNFIDRQEELRLYVRSSNLDNAFASVTKLHADTLLLNVFRNVVILFRADCSICLYSIEKRHDSPNPSASVELLQEVSMSRYIPHPGLVVSVTLTSVRTETGITLKAPQQACSAESILLNLAGQLIMLQRDRSGPQVREKDTPANQTKLLPFCPPVVLAQCVENVWTTCRSNRKKRHLMEALWLSCGEAGMKVWLPLFPRDHRKPHSFLSRRIMLPFHINIYPLTVLFEDALILGASNETMLFDGLGSSAEPLEALFPFCTVERTSQIYLHHILRQLLVRNLGEQALMLAQSCASLPYFPHVLELMVHVVLEEEATSREPIPDPLLPTVAKFVTEFPLFLQTIVHCARKTEYALWNYLFAAVGNPKDLFEECLMAQDLDTAASYLIILQNMEVPAVSRQHATLLFNTALEQGKWDLCRQMMRFLKAIGSGESETPPSTPTTQEQSSTGGFEFFRNRSISMSQSADSIAGGKFNLQKTLSMPSGPSSKGGDRWCKDSDSAENLYIDMMLWRHARHLLEQVRLRDLGCFSAQLGFELIGWLCRERTRVARVDDFVTALKCLHKDFLWPFPVIPACSISSPLKNGRCRPVLSSRLLKSQSADSLLISDMDTTPPQVTTANHSWLDGLGAVSKELDSASSHGGPQTQDAFLSPLINKEEYSVGSATDLTETSSMVDGDWTMVDENFSTLNLTQSELEHISMELANKGPHKSQVQLRYLLHVFMEAGCLEWCVIIGLILRDASVIKQVVGFLDSPEVPSETVQSIRAGLIAVDLWVSSDCLGYKPFLNLIRPQLLKLMEVPVEQVQPEAFQPTGASKLSEPPLLLPRAEDVRGVVTSAHPLPLDGPSGANARPLDDTPEAAQEEEALEEGSYDCTLS